Proteins co-encoded in one Actinomadura luteofluorescens genomic window:
- a CDS encoding PP2C family protein-serine/threonine phosphatase produces the protein MNADQHTPVALCRTCGEPVNERDRFCEECGRPDPTTPRTPPLGTALPHASPTPASRAAPFAPNPVPRQREQPPSAPQADPGEGTAAGGACVDCGVGAVGADGYCEQCGLRQPSGREHVEAEAGRSGAAVSDLGLRRSRNEDAFALAELPAGVCAVVCDGVATAPGSEEASRLAAEAALAVLTGRVPAGADPRGAMRDAAARAGEVVAGLPGDPDSSPACTFVSAVVDAGGITVGWVGDSRAYWLSPAGSCRLTTDDSWASSMIEQGAMSAEEAWADRRAHVLTAWLGADAGPLDPHVAAFRPTGPGLVVLCSDGLWNDLPEPSDLAAVALTGRDGPLDAARRLVRAALDAGGHDNVTVAVLRYPPPGPSRERGR, from the coding sequence ATGAACGCGGATCAGCACACCCCCGTCGCGCTCTGCCGCACCTGCGGCGAGCCCGTCAACGAACGCGACCGCTTCTGCGAGGAGTGCGGGCGCCCCGACCCCACCACGCCCAGGACCCCGCCGCTCGGCACGGCCCTTCCGCACGCCTCGCCGACCCCGGCCTCCCGCGCGGCCCCGTTCGCGCCCAACCCGGTCCCCCGCCAGCGTGAGCAGCCGCCCAGCGCACCCCAGGCCGACCCGGGCGAGGGCACCGCGGCGGGGGGCGCCTGCGTGGACTGCGGCGTCGGCGCCGTCGGGGCGGACGGGTACTGCGAGCAGTGCGGGCTCCGGCAGCCGAGCGGGCGGGAGCACGTCGAGGCCGAGGCCGGGCGGTCCGGGGCGGCGGTGAGCGACCTCGGGCTGCGGCGCAGCCGGAACGAGGACGCGTTCGCGCTGGCGGAACTGCCCGCGGGCGTGTGCGCGGTCGTGTGCGACGGGGTCGCGACGGCGCCCGGGTCGGAGGAGGCGTCGCGGCTGGCCGCAGAGGCGGCGCTGGCCGTGCTGACGGGCCGGGTCCCGGCCGGCGCCGACCCGCGGGGCGCGATGCGCGACGCGGCGGCGCGGGCGGGCGAGGTCGTGGCGGGGCTGCCCGGCGATCCCGACTCCTCGCCGGCGTGCACGTTCGTGTCGGCCGTCGTGGACGCGGGCGGCATCACCGTCGGCTGGGTCGGCGACAGCCGCGCCTACTGGCTCTCGCCGGCGGGCTCGTGCCGGCTCACCACGGACGACTCGTGGGCCTCGTCCATGATCGAGCAGGGTGCGATGAGCGCCGAGGAGGCGTGGGCCGACCGGCGGGCGCACGTGCTGACCGCCTGGCTGGGGGCCGACGCGGGCCCGCTCGACCCGCACGTGGCGGCGTTCCGGCCGACGGGCCCGGGGCTGGTGGTGCTGTGCAGCGACGGGCTGTGGAACGACCTGCCGGAGCCGTCCGACCTCGCGGCCGTGGCGCTCACCGGCCGGGACGGCCCGCTGGACGCGGCGCGGCGGCTGGTGCGGGCGGCGCTGGACGCGGGAGGGCACGACAACGTGACGGTGGCGGTCCTTCGCTACCCGCCGCCAGGACCGAGCAGGGAGCGGGGCAGATGA
- a CDS encoding NUDIX hydrolase — protein MSVPRLAVSVDLVVLTVREQRLCALRWRRDRAPYEGAWSLPGGFIQLDEDLPVAAARLMAERAGLADVRIHLEQLATYGYPDRDPRQRVVSVAYLGLAPDLPASSRAQVLWTAVDDLLHHDRAAFDHRRILGDGMERARAKLEYTSLAAAFCPPEFTVAELRRVYEIVWGTTLDPRNFHRKVTGADRFLIPTDRTTTRDGGRPARLYRRGDAEQLRPPMLRPRG, from the coding sequence ATGTCCGTGCCCCGGCTCGCCGTCTCCGTCGACCTCGTCGTGCTCACCGTCCGGGAGCAGCGCCTGTGCGCCCTGCGGTGGCGGCGCGACCGGGCGCCGTACGAGGGGGCGTGGTCGCTGCCGGGCGGCTTCATCCAGCTCGACGAGGACCTGCCGGTCGCCGCGGCCCGGCTGATGGCCGAGCGGGCGGGGCTCGCGGACGTGCGGATCCACCTGGAGCAGCTCGCCACCTACGGGTACCCGGACCGCGACCCCCGGCAGCGGGTGGTGAGCGTCGCGTACCTGGGGCTGGCGCCCGACCTGCCCGCCTCCAGCCGCGCCCAGGTGCTGTGGACGGCCGTGGACGACCTCCTCCACCACGACCGGGCCGCGTTCGACCACCGGCGGATCCTGGGCGACGGGATGGAGCGGGCGCGGGCGAAGCTGGAGTACACCTCGCTGGCGGCGGCGTTCTGCCCGCCCGAGTTCACGGTCGCGGAGCTGCGGCGCGTCTACGAGATCGTGTGGGGCACCACCCTGGACCCGCGGAACTTCCACCGGAAGGTGACCGGCGCCGACCGGTTCCTCATCCCGACCGACCGGACGACGACCCGGGACGGCGGACGGCCCGCGCGCCTCTACCGCCGGGGCGATGCCGAGCAGCTGAGGCCGCCCATGCTGCGGCCCCGCGGATGA
- a CDS encoding serine/threonine-protein kinase, with protein MLGAGLVEVPPVPARDPASAIMENPEVPENRRFCSKCDEKVGRSRGGRPGRTEGFCRNCGHPFSFTPKLQPGEMIGGQYEVLGCLAHGGLGWVYLARDHNVSERWVVLKGLLDTGDADSLAAATAERAFLAEVEHPNIVKIYNFVRHGESGYIVMEYVGGRSLKDILLSARQAQGDQASLPLGQVIAYGLEVLSALGYLHGVGLLYCDFKPDNAIQSEEQLKLIDLGGVRRAFDADSPIFGTPGYQAPEIGSQGPSVSSDLYTVGRTLAVLSFPFRGYTGRHLRSLPPREEVPLFQRHESYHRLLRRATHPDPARRFQSAAEMAEQLTGVLREVLSAEDGRPRPAPSPLFGPEQQTAGTEIVGGLDGARGSGGAAPILAPVEPAAAAAALPVPLVYASDPAAAFLAGLTARDPADLAAALASAPVASREVRLALVRVRIELGDLDGAAHLLEDIAAEAPDDWRVDWYRGARALAGGRGTEAVAVFNDLYDLAPGEQAPKLALAFCHETLGETAAAGYYYETVWRTDPTHVSAAFGLARTRLAAGDRASAERVLDSVPRISSHYLAAQLAAVATAVRGRGGAELNAPALVEAGRRLSSLRLDTERSAAFAAEVLEAALTWVRADRGTTPPGVRQQILGTDLDEQALRKKLEDVYRVLAKLADGAEHRHAMVKRANAVRPRTLF; from the coding sequence ATGCTCGGCGCGGGGCTCGTCGAGGTGCCGCCGGTGCCGGCCCGCGACCCCGCCTCGGCGATCATGGAGAATCCGGAGGTGCCGGAGAACCGGCGCTTCTGCAGCAAGTGCGACGAGAAGGTCGGGCGCAGCCGGGGCGGCCGCCCGGGACGCACCGAGGGCTTCTGCCGCAACTGCGGCCACCCGTTCTCCTTCACCCCGAAGCTCCAGCCGGGCGAGATGATCGGCGGCCAGTACGAGGTGCTCGGCTGCCTCGCCCACGGCGGGCTCGGCTGGGTGTACCTGGCGCGCGACCACAACGTGAGCGAGCGGTGGGTCGTCCTCAAGGGCCTGCTCGACACCGGCGACGCCGACTCGCTCGCCGCCGCGACCGCCGAGCGCGCGTTCCTCGCCGAGGTCGAGCACCCGAACATCGTCAAGATCTACAACTTCGTGCGGCACGGCGAGTCCGGCTACATCGTCATGGAGTACGTCGGCGGCCGCTCGCTGAAGGACATCCTGCTCAGCGCCCGCCAGGCGCAGGGCGACCAGGCGTCGCTGCCGCTCGGCCAGGTCATCGCCTACGGCCTGGAGGTGCTGAGCGCCCTCGGCTACCTGCACGGCGTCGGGCTGCTGTACTGCGACTTCAAGCCCGACAACGCGATCCAGTCCGAGGAGCAGCTCAAGCTGATCGACCTCGGCGGCGTCCGGCGGGCCTTCGACGCGGACAGCCCGATCTTCGGCACGCCCGGCTACCAGGCCCCCGAGATCGGCTCGCAGGGCCCCTCGGTCAGCTCCGACCTCTACACCGTCGGCCGCACGCTGGCGGTGCTGAGCTTCCCGTTCCGCGGCTACACCGGGCGGCACCTGCGCAGCCTGCCGCCGCGCGAGGAGGTGCCGCTGTTCCAGCGGCACGAGTCCTACCACCGGCTGCTGCGCCGGGCCACGCACCCCGACCCGGCCCGCCGGTTCCAGAGCGCCGCCGAGATGGCCGAGCAGCTCACCGGCGTGCTGCGGGAGGTCCTGTCGGCGGAGGACGGGCGCCCGCGCCCCGCGCCGTCCCCGCTGTTCGGGCCGGAGCAGCAGACGGCCGGAACCGAGATCGTCGGCGGTCTGGACGGCGCCCGGGGCAGCGGCGGGGCGGCGCCGATCCTGGCCCCGGTGGAGCCGGCCGCCGCCGCGGCGGCGCTGCCCGTCCCGCTGGTGTACGCCTCCGACCCGGCGGCCGCGTTCCTCGCCGGGCTCACCGCCCGCGACCCCGCCGACCTGGCCGCGGCGCTGGCGTCCGCGCCGGTCGCGTCCCGCGAGGTGCGGCTCGCGCTGGTGCGCGTCCGGATCGAGCTGGGCGACCTCGACGGCGCCGCGCACCTCCTGGAGGACATCGCCGCCGAGGCCCCGGACGACTGGCGCGTCGACTGGTACCGGGGCGCGCGGGCCCTCGCCGGCGGGCGCGGCACCGAGGCCGTCGCGGTGTTCAACGACCTGTACGACCTCGCGCCCGGCGAGCAGGCGCCCAAGCTCGCGCTGGCGTTCTGCCACGAGACCCTGGGCGAGACGGCCGCCGCCGGCTACTACTACGAGACGGTCTGGCGGACCGATCCCACCCACGTCAGCGCGGCGTTCGGGCTGGCCCGAACTCGGCTCGCGGCGGGCGACCGGGCGTCCGCCGAACGCGTCCTCGACTCGGTCCCGCGGATCTCCAGCCACTACCTCGCCGCGCAGCTCGCCGCCGTCGCCACGGCCGTGCGGGGGCGCGGGGGCGCCGAGCTGAACGCGCCCGCGCTCGTCGAGGCGGGACGGCGGCTGTCGTCCCTGCGCCTGGACACCGAGCGGTCGGCCGCGTTCGCCGCCGAGGTGCTGGAGGCGGCGCTGACCTGGGTCCGCGCCGACCGGGGGACGACCCCGCCCGGCGTCCGGCAGCAGATCCTCGGCACCGACCTGGACGAGCAGGCCCTCCGCAAGAAGCTGGAGGACGTCTACCGCGTGCTCGCCAAGCTCGCCGACGGCGCCGAGCACCGCCACGCGATGGTCAAACGGGCCAACGCCGTCCGCCCGAGGACGCTCTTCTGA
- a CDS encoding FHA domain-containing protein produces the protein MPVCPSGHTSQSTDYCDVCGDLMDGARRAEFAEPAPASPPVPAPPAESAAAEEPACPHCGTPRSGRFCEEDGYDFETGTVYTVEFTPAGTAHAVPLVPQQREGSAPVAPHPAPVPAPGPHALVMADRAYFDSVVAEMGPDGGGLAFPPYCPERRVPLLGGQVRIGRRSASRALLPEIDLGAPPEDPGVSHLHAVLLARPDGAWNLIDPGSTNGTTVNGGTEPIPVNVPVPVGDGDRIHVGAWTTITLSLQEGTS, from the coding sequence ATGCCGGTCTGCCCGAGCGGGCACACGTCGCAGTCCACCGACTACTGCGACGTGTGCGGCGACCTCATGGACGGCGCGCGGCGCGCCGAGTTCGCCGAGCCCGCGCCCGCGTCCCCGCCCGTGCCCGCGCCGCCCGCCGAGTCCGCGGCGGCGGAGGAGCCCGCCTGCCCGCACTGCGGGACGCCGCGCTCCGGCCGCTTCTGCGAGGAGGACGGGTACGACTTCGAGACCGGCACCGTCTACACCGTCGAGTTCACCCCGGCGGGCACCGCGCACGCGGTGCCGCTGGTGCCGCAGCAGCGGGAGGGCAGCGCGCCCGTCGCCCCGCACCCGGCGCCGGTGCCGGCGCCCGGCCCGCACGCGCTGGTCATGGCCGACCGCGCCTACTTCGACTCGGTGGTCGCGGAGATGGGACCGGACGGCGGCGGGCTCGCGTTCCCGCCGTACTGCCCGGAGCGCCGCGTCCCGCTGCTCGGCGGCCAGGTCCGGATCGGGCGGCGCAGCGCCTCCCGCGCGCTGCTGCCCGAGATCGACCTCGGCGCGCCGCCGGAGGACCCGGGCGTCTCGCATCTGCACGCCGTCCTGCTCGCGCGGCCGGACGGCGCCTGGAACCTGATCGACCCCGGTTCGACCAACGGCACCACGGTGAACGGCGGAACGGAGCCGATCCCGGTGAACGTGCCGGTTCCGGTCGGTGACGGCGACCGCATCCACGTGGGCGCCTGGACGACCATCACGCTGTCCCTGCAGGAGGGCACGTCATGA
- the hisC gene encoding histidinol-phosphate transaminase, with the protein MSEATTPRFRSVLDRFVAYRPGKVVVSPEGRSFKLSSNESPHGPLPSVVEAIGEAARNINRYPDNNATSLTEAIASFCGVPADHVAVGCGSVGMTQMLLEAVAEPGAEVVYAWRSFEAYPLLVSLSGATSVQVPLRDETHDLRAMADAITENTRVVFVCNPNNPTGTAVGRAEIEAFLDRVPADCLVVLDEAYREYVRDGDVPDGLTLYGDRPNLAILRTFSKAYGLAGLRIGYLVAHPLVAGSIRKTFLPFSVNSVAQAAGVASLAATDELMERVEGTVKERDRVRAALLADGWTVPPTEANFVWLRLGDRTMEFSAACDAQGVSVRPFDGEGARVSIGSPEENDAFLTVAKTFNR; encoded by the coding sequence GTGTCCGAGGCAACCACACCCCGCTTCCGCTCCGTCCTCGACCGCTTCGTGGCCTACCGGCCCGGCAAGGTCGTGGTGTCGCCCGAGGGCCGCTCGTTCAAGCTGTCGTCCAACGAGTCGCCGCACGGGCCGCTGCCCTCGGTCGTGGAGGCGATCGGTGAGGCGGCGCGCAACATCAACCGCTACCCGGACAACAACGCGACCTCGCTGACCGAGGCGATCGCGTCGTTCTGCGGCGTCCCCGCCGACCACGTCGCGGTGGGCTGCGGTTCCGTCGGGATGACCCAGATGCTGCTGGAGGCCGTCGCCGAGCCGGGCGCCGAGGTCGTCTACGCGTGGCGGTCGTTCGAGGCGTACCCGCTGCTGGTGTCGCTGTCGGGCGCGACGAGCGTCCAGGTGCCGCTGCGGGACGAGACCCACGACCTGCGCGCGATGGCGGACGCCATCACCGAGAACACGCGGGTGGTCTTCGTCTGCAACCCGAACAACCCCACCGGCACCGCCGTCGGCCGCGCGGAGATCGAGGCGTTCCTGGACCGCGTCCCCGCGGACTGCCTGGTCGTCCTGGACGAGGCGTACCGCGAGTACGTCCGCGACGGCGACGTCCCCGACGGCCTCACCCTCTACGGCGACCGCCCGAACCTGGCGATCCTGCGCACGTTCTCCAAGGCCTACGGCCTCGCGGGCCTGCGCATCGGCTATCTCGTCGCGCACCCGCTCGTCGCCGGTTCGATCCGCAAGACGTTCCTGCCGTTCAGCGTGAACTCCGTTGCGCAGGCCGCCGGCGTCGCGTCCCTGGCCGCCACCGACGAGCTGATGGAGCGCGTCGAGGGCACGGTGAAGGAGCGCGACCGCGTCCGCGCCGCCCTCCTCGCCGACGGCTGGACGGTCCCGCCCACCGAGGCCAACTTCGTGTGGCTGCGCCTGGGCGACCGCACGATGGAGTTCTCCGCCGCCTGCGACGCCCAGGGCGTGAGCGTCCGCCCCTTCGACGGCGAGGGCGCCCGCGTCTCCATAGGCTCCCCCGAGGAGAACGACGCCTTCCTGACCGTCGCCAAGACCTTCAACCGGTAG
- a CDS encoding STAS domain-containing protein, whose product MDFDISLMRDDRCTLVRVKGDIDVVSRARFEDALFEVVESGEPMVVDMREVTFCDSTGLNAIVAANRRAAEHGTHLALVALPPRVQRVFRITGIDKFIPIHETLREAIVAFPSTTP is encoded by the coding sequence ATGGACTTCGACATCAGCCTGATGCGCGACGACCGCTGCACGCTCGTCCGCGTGAAGGGCGACATCGACGTGGTGTCCCGCGCGCGCTTCGAGGACGCGCTCTTCGAGGTCGTCGAGTCGGGCGAGCCGATGGTCGTCGACATGCGCGAGGTCACGTTCTGCGACTCCACCGGCCTGAACGCGATCGTCGCCGCCAACCGCCGCGCCGCCGAGCACGGCACGCACCTCGCGCTGGTGGCGCTGCCGCCGCGCGTCCAGCGGGTCTTCCGCATCACCGGGATCGACAAGTTCATCCCGATCCACGAGACGCTGCGGGAGGCCATCGTCGCCTTCCCCTCCACCACCCCGTAG
- a CDS encoding lysophospholipid acyltransferase family protein, with product MFYTFMTRVVRPILWLLFRPRVVGGENVPSYGPLIVASNHLSFIDSFIIPLAVPRPVTYIAKAAYFEGGGLKNRFVRWFLTNLGHVPVRRGARRAAMGALEQAAEVLENAGAFAIYPEGTRSPDGRLYRGRTGIGWLALESGARVLPVALEGTEKIQPIGAAFPRVFGPRPTVRIGPPMDFSHYRDLPPAKARRAITDEIVETIQKMSGQEYAAEYNERAETG from the coding sequence GTGTTCTACACGTTCATGACGCGCGTGGTGCGTCCGATCCTCTGGCTGCTTTTCCGTCCGCGGGTGGTGGGCGGCGAGAACGTGCCGAGCTACGGGCCGCTCATCGTCGCGAGCAACCACCTGTCGTTCATCGACAGCTTCATCATCCCCCTGGCGGTCCCGCGCCCGGTCACCTACATCGCCAAGGCGGCCTACTTCGAGGGGGGCGGGCTGAAGAACCGCTTCGTCCGCTGGTTCCTCACCAACCTCGGCCACGTCCCGGTGCGGCGCGGCGCCCGGCGGGCCGCCATGGGCGCCCTGGAGCAGGCCGCCGAGGTCCTCGAGAACGCCGGCGCGTTCGCGATCTACCCCGAGGGCACCCGCTCCCCTGACGGCCGCCTCTACCGCGGCCGGACGGGCATCGGCTGGCTCGCGCTGGAGTCCGGCGCCCGCGTCCTGCCGGTGGCGCTGGAGGGCACCGAGAAGATCCAGCCGATCGGCGCGGCGTTCCCGCGCGTGTTCGGCCCGCGCCCCACCGTGCGGATCGGCCCGCCGATGGACTTCTCCCACTACCGGGACCTGCCGCCCGCCAAGGCCCGCCGCGCCATCACCGACGAGATCGTCGAGACGATCCAGAAGATGTCCGGCCAGGAGTACGCCGCGGAGTACAACGAACGGGCCGAAACGGGCTGA
- a CDS encoding DUF6401 family natural product biosynthesis protein: MNGDSPEVLGLLVRDIGEAGVAEMSGSPGLAAAVDQHVASLRDELGAPGEPPGADELMGYLHGFAEDAFNRGWWPRDTQDWEFVRIVAVCWMMRNAA, encoded by the coding sequence ATGAACGGTGACTCGCCCGAAGTTCTCGGCCTGCTCGTCCGGGACATCGGAGAGGCGGGCGTCGCGGAGATGTCCGGTTCCCCGGGCCTCGCGGCGGCCGTCGACCAGCACGTGGCCAGCCTCCGCGACGAGCTCGGCGCGCCCGGCGAACCGCCCGGCGCGGACGAGCTGATGGGGTACCTGCACGGGTTCGCGGAGGACGCGTTCAACCGGGGATGGTGGCCGCGGGACACCCAGGACTGGGAGTTCGTCCGGATCGTGGCCGTTTGCTGGATGATGAGGAACGCTGCGTAG
- a CDS encoding glutamate ABC transporter substrate-binding protein, whose translation MRATRAIAAPGAVLAAAALLSACGLGAEEEQSIADRGSLVIGVKEDQPALGVKRPDGTYEGFDVDVATYIAGRLGVPKSRLTFRTTNSSVREDALAKGDVDMIVATYSITAKRKSKVTFAGPYYVAHQDTFVRADAAAIRDVRDLKGKRICEVKGSNSWRRVIEERKVAAKPVTVDTYGACMDALAGGRLDAVSTDDLILAGFATGRPGRMINAPFTDEKYGVGLKKGDLKGCEEVNRAITDMYQDGTAQRLLNTWFGKSGLKLTTSVPQFEGCT comes from the coding sequence ATGCGCGCGACCCGTGCCATCGCCGCCCCGGGGGCCGTCCTCGCCGCGGCGGCGCTGCTGTCGGCCTGCGGCCTCGGCGCCGAGGAGGAGCAGTCCATCGCCGACAGGGGCTCCCTCGTCATCGGCGTGAAGGAGGACCAGCCGGCCCTCGGCGTGAAGCGCCCGGACGGGACCTACGAGGGCTTCGACGTCGACGTCGCGACCTACATCGCGGGCAGGCTGGGCGTGCCGAAGAGCCGCCTGACGTTCAGGACGACGAACTCCTCCGTCCGCGAGGACGCGCTCGCCAAGGGCGACGTCGACATGATCGTCGCGACGTACTCGATCACGGCGAAGCGCAAGTCGAAGGTCACCTTCGCGGGCCCGTACTACGTCGCCCACCAGGACACCTTCGTCCGCGCCGACGCCGCCGCGATCAGGGACGTGCGGGACCTCAAGGGCAAGCGGATCTGCGAGGTGAAGGGCTCCAACTCCTGGCGCCGCGTGATCGAGGAGCGCAAGGTGGCCGCGAAGCCGGTCACGGTGGACACCTACGGCGCCTGCATGGACGCGCTCGCCGGCGGGAGGCTCGACGCGGTGTCGACCGACGACCTGATCCTCGCCGGGTTCGCCACCGGCCGCCCCGGACGGATGATCAACGCGCCGTTCACCGACGAGAAGTACGGCGTCGGCCTGAAGAAGGGGGACCTGAAGGGCTGCGAGGAGGTCAACCGTGCGATCACGGACATGTACCAGGACGGCACCGCCCAGCGGCTGCTGAACACGTGGTTCGGCAAGTCGGGGCTCAAGCTGACGACGAGCGTGCCCCAGTTCGAGGGCTGCACCTGA
- a CDS encoding vWA domain-containing protein, producing MSDFPEFAVRVDQNPYLPAGGREMHAIVSVEARASGGPGPAADGGRAPAAEIIMIDTSGSMSYRGKMAAAKRAARAAVNVLRDGVHFAVVAGANRPRMVYPQGERLVRADAASRRGAVDAVGRLEAAGGTAIGSWLRLADRLFTGHDAVAAGAVKHAILLTDGKNQHESDEELDAALRQCTGRFLCDARGVGTDWNVAELRKITSVLLGGFLDVPDPADLEADFLAMTRAAMSKQVADVTLRVWTPQQARLRFVKQMVPAVEDLTARRGESGPQTGDYPLGAWGDENREYHLCVEVQPGDVGRQMRAAWVKLVAGDQVLASGNVIAEWTDDEARSTRINGRVAHHTGQSELAEAIQQGLEARREGDEDTATARLGRAVVLAREVGNEQISSLLDKVVDVVDPARGTVRLKRDVAKADEMSLDTRSVRTVRTRHGDAAGG from the coding sequence ATGAGCGATTTTCCGGAGTTCGCCGTACGGGTGGACCAGAACCCCTACCTCCCGGCCGGCGGGCGGGAGATGCACGCGATCGTCTCGGTGGAGGCGCGCGCGTCCGGCGGTCCGGGCCCGGCGGCGGACGGCGGGCGCGCCCCCGCCGCGGAGATCATCATGATCGACACCTCCGGGTCGATGTCGTACCGGGGCAAGATGGCGGCGGCGAAGCGGGCGGCGCGGGCGGCGGTGAACGTGCTGCGCGACGGCGTGCACTTCGCGGTGGTCGCGGGCGCGAACCGGCCGCGGATGGTCTACCCGCAGGGGGAGCGGCTCGTCCGGGCCGACGCGGCGTCCCGGCGCGGCGCGGTGGACGCGGTGGGGCGGCTGGAGGCGGCCGGCGGGACGGCGATCGGGTCGTGGCTGCGGCTCGCCGACCGGCTGTTCACCGGGCACGACGCCGTCGCGGCGGGCGCCGTCAAGCACGCGATCCTGCTCACCGACGGCAAGAACCAGCACGAGTCCGACGAGGAGCTGGACGCCGCGCTGCGCCAGTGCACCGGCCGCTTCCTGTGCGACGCGCGCGGCGTCGGCACCGACTGGAACGTCGCCGAGCTCCGCAAGATCACCTCGGTGCTGCTGGGCGGGTTCCTGGACGTCCCCGACCCGGCCGACCTGGAGGCCGACTTCCTGGCGATGACGCGGGCCGCGATGAGCAAGCAGGTCGCGGACGTGACGCTGCGCGTGTGGACGCCGCAGCAGGCGCGGCTGCGGTTCGTCAAGCAGATGGTCCCCGCCGTGGAGGACCTCACCGCCCGCCGGGGCGAGTCGGGCCCGCAGACCGGCGACTACCCGCTCGGAGCGTGGGGCGACGAGAACCGCGAGTACCACCTGTGCGTGGAGGTTCAGCCCGGCGACGTGGGCCGGCAGATGCGGGCCGCGTGGGTGAAGCTCGTCGCGGGCGACCAGGTCCTCGCGTCCGGCAACGTCATCGCCGAGTGGACCGACGACGAGGCCAGGTCGACGCGCATCAACGGCCGCGTCGCGCACCACACCGGGCAGTCCGAGCTCGCCGAGGCGATCCAGCAGGGCCTGGAGGCGCGGCGGGAGGGCGACGAGGACACCGCGACCGCCCGGCTCGGGCGCGCCGTGGTGCTGGCGCGGGAGGTCGGCAACGAGCAGATCTCCAGTCTGCTCGACAAGGTCGTGGACGTGGTCGACCCGGCGCGCGGCACCGTGCGGCTGAAACGGGACGTGGCGAAGGCCGACGAGATGTCGCTCGACACCCGCTCCGTCCGGACCGTGCGAACCCGGCACGGCGACGCGGCAGGGGGCTGA
- a CDS encoding SPFH domain-containing protein: protein MPVIAVAIGVVVAIIVLIVLFKMVWRVAEPNEALIISGLGAKSKPIDGVDSLGFKIITGKGTSVLPGFQTARRLRLDSRAANLEVNCVTQQGIPVKVRGVVIYKVGDDFVSIANAARRFLEQQNSMDGAIHELFTGHLRSIIGNLTVEDLILNRERLTSETRGSAADEMSKLGLVVDSLQIQEIDDETGYITNLGRPHAARVAAAARIAEAERNQEATEREQETERQNAAVIRDTEMKKAEYEGQVQQAAQQARQEVILKETRNAELEAERTEKRLESEIRKPADARAYEQVKLAEAEREERISYAQAAATEVQLKAQRESEAIRLIGEAEADATRRRGLAEAEAIKARAEALAENTDAVIAQQLAEQWPQIVEAGAGVFGNVDNMVVLNGAQGVEDMLAKALTLGGTGLGVARQLLAGMNTQSAPAGANGHNGAPAATVPVEIPKED, encoded by the coding sequence ATGCCCGTGATCGCCGTGGCGATCGGCGTCGTCGTCGCCATCATCGTGCTGATCGTTCTGTTCAAGATGGTGTGGCGGGTCGCCGAGCCGAACGAGGCCCTGATCATCTCCGGGCTCGGCGCGAAGTCCAAGCCGATCGACGGGGTGGACAGCCTCGGATTCAAGATCATCACCGGTAAGGGGACGTCCGTCCTGCCCGGCTTCCAGACGGCGCGCCGGCTGCGGCTCGACAGCCGCGCCGCGAACCTGGAGGTCAACTGCGTGACGCAGCAGGGCATCCCGGTCAAGGTCCGCGGCGTGGTCATCTACAAGGTCGGCGACGACTTCGTGTCGATCGCCAACGCCGCGCGCCGCTTCCTGGAGCAGCAGAACTCGATGGACGGCGCGATCCACGAGCTGTTCACCGGCCACCTGCGCTCGATCATCGGCAACCTCACCGTCGAGGACCTGATCCTCAACCGCGAGCGGCTCACCTCCGAGACCCGCGGCTCGGCCGCCGACGAGATGAGCAAGCTCGGCCTGGTCGTCGACTCCCTGCAGATCCAGGAGATCGACGACGAGACCGGCTACATCACCAACCTCGGCCGCCCGCACGCCGCCAGGGTCGCCGCCGCCGCCCGCATCGCCGAGGCCGAGCGCAACCAGGAGGCCACCGAGCGCGAGCAGGAGACCGAGCGGCAGAACGCGGCGGTCATCCGGGACACCGAGATGAAGAAGGCCGAGTACGAGGGCCAGGTGCAGCAGGCCGCCCAGCAGGCCCGCCAGGAGGTCATCCTCAAGGAGACCCGCAACGCCGAGCTGGAGGCCGAGCGCACCGAGAAGCGGCTGGAGAGCGAGATCCGCAAGCCCGCCGACGCCCGCGCCTACGAGCAGGTCAAGCTGGCCGAGGCCGAGCGCGAGGAGCGCATCTCCTACGCCCAGGCCGCCGCGACCGAGGTCCAGCTGAAGGCGCAGCGCGAGTCCGAGGCCATCCGGCTGATCGGTGAGGCCGAGGCAGACGCGACCCGGCGCCGCGGCCTGGCCGAGGCCGAGGCGATCAAGGCCCGCGCGGAGGCGCTGGCGGAGAACACCGACGCCGTCATCGCCCAGCAGCTCGCCGAGCAGTGGCCGCAGATCGTCGAGGCCGGCGCGGGCGTGTTCGGCAACGTCGACAACATGGTCGTGCTGAACGGCGCCCAGGGCGTCGAGGACATGCTCGCCAAGGCCCTCACGCTCGGCGGCACCGGCCTCGGCGTCGCCCGCCAGCTCCTGGCCGGGATGAACACCCAGAGCGCCCCGGCAGGAGCCAACGGCCACAACGGAGCCCCGGCCGCCACCGTCCCCGTCGAGATCCCCAAGGAGGACTAG